One segment of Sinorhizobium sp. BG8 DNA contains the following:
- a CDS encoding GGDEF domain-containing protein encodes MDNQLDLATVLLLHQCSFVVGTVCFLYARWQSRGGEGLGTLAFSFLSLALASTLAGLGERGVLPRDVWALGVSAVGVTGHALFWVGLRRLSSQKPCRADWSVLIVPAICVVFEFATQFHLVDKMRGSISNASACVFLAASALCVLQDSRQEPLPVRAMLAGSIATASLLALLVVVGLLWPDVAPMTPRYAFFLRIICHFAVALFVIILVKERAEAKLRHAAETDMLTGIGNRRWFMSKLPPVMLEGNALLLMDLDFFKQVNDRFGHDTGDIVLVSFAEVIGRHLRPGDRFARLGGEEFGLYMPKANAAEAMAMAERLRDVVSATVVESDGERVPLTVSIGVAASRHRYNGCNSLLSMADIALYEAKKSGRNRSVLFTSQSAAAA; translated from the coding sequence ATGGACAATCAGCTCGACCTGGCGACAGTCCTTCTGCTCCACCAATGCTCCTTCGTGGTAGGGACGGTGTGCTTTCTCTACGCCCGCTGGCAGTCCCGCGGCGGAGAGGGGTTGGGGACGCTTGCCTTCAGTTTCCTGTCGCTGGCATTGGCTTCCACGCTCGCGGGCCTGGGCGAACGCGGGGTTCTTCCCCGCGATGTCTGGGCGCTCGGCGTTTCGGCGGTCGGCGTGACGGGTCATGCCCTGTTCTGGGTAGGCTTGCGCAGGCTGAGCAGCCAGAAACCGTGCCGTGCGGACTGGTCGGTGCTGATCGTCCCGGCCATCTGCGTCGTATTCGAGTTCGCGACGCAGTTCCACCTCGTGGACAAGATGCGCGGCAGCATCTCCAACGCTTCGGCCTGCGTGTTTCTCGCAGCTTCCGCGCTCTGCGTCCTGCAGGACAGCAGGCAGGAGCCACTGCCCGTGCGCGCCATGCTGGCGGGATCGATCGCAACCGCGTCACTGTTGGCACTGCTGGTCGTCGTGGGTCTCCTGTGGCCGGATGTGGCGCCGATGACGCCCCGATACGCATTCTTCCTCCGCATCATCTGCCACTTTGCCGTCGCGCTCTTCGTGATCATTCTGGTGAAGGAGAGGGCGGAAGCAAAGCTGCGCCATGCCGCCGAAACGGACATGCTGACCGGGATCGGAAATCGCCGTTGGTTCATGTCAAAGCTGCCTCCCGTCATGTTGGAAGGCAACGCCCTGCTGCTGATGGATCTGGATTTCTTCAAGCAGGTGAACGATCGCTTCGGCCATGACACGGGCGACATCGTTCTTGTAAGTTTTGCCGAGGTGATCGGCCGACATCTGCGGCCGGGCGACAGGTTTGCCCGATTGGGCGGAGAGGAGTTCGGTCTCTACATGCCCAAGGCGAATGCTGCAGAGGCGATGGCAATGGCGGAGCGGCTCAGGGACGTCGTCAGCGCGACGGTGGTCGAAAGCGATGGCGAGCGGGTGCCGCTGACCGTCAGCATCGGCGTCGCCGCAAGTCGACACCGGTACAACGGCTGCAACAGCCTTCTGAGCATGGCCGACATCGCGCTCTACGAAGCGAAGAAATCGGGACGCAACAGGTCTGTCCTCTTCACGTCCCAGTCCGCGGCTGCTGCCTAG
- a CDS encoding pyridoxal phosphate-dependent aminotransferase: MAFLADALSRVKPSATIAVSQKARDLKAKGRDVIGLGAGEPDFDTPDNIKQAAIEAINRGETKYTPVSGIPELREAIAKKFKRENNLDYTAAQTIVGTGGKQILFNAFMATMNAGDEVVIPTPYWVSYPEMVSLCGGTPVFVATTQENNFKLKAEDLDKAITPKTKWFIFNSPSNPSGAAYTHAELKALTDVLMKHPHVWVLTDDMYEHLTYGDFKFATPVEVEPGLYDRTLTMNGVSKAYAMTGWRIGYAAGPLALIKAMDMIQGQQTSGACSIAQWAAVEALNGTQKFIPENKKIFEGRRDLVVSMLNQAKGIECPSPEGAFYVYPSCKGLIGKTAPSGKVIETDEDFVSELLEAEGVAVVHGSAFGLGPNFRISYATSEANLEEACKRIQRFCAACK, from the coding sequence ATGGCCTTCCTTGCCGATGCTCTCTCTCGTGTGAAGCCCTCCGCCACCATCGCCGTTTCGCAGAAGGCGCGTGATCTGAAAGCAAAGGGCCGGGACGTCATTGGGCTCGGTGCCGGCGAGCCGGACTTCGATACACCTGACAATATCAAGCAAGCCGCCATCGAAGCGATCAATCGCGGCGAGACGAAGTACACGCCGGTCTCGGGTATCCCCGAGCTCCGCGAGGCGATCGCCAAGAAGTTCAAGCGCGAGAACAACCTCGACTACACCGCAGCGCAGACGATCGTCGGCACCGGCGGAAAGCAGATTCTTTTCAACGCCTTCATGGCGACCATGAATGCGGGCGATGAAGTCGTCATTCCGACCCCTTACTGGGTTTCCTATCCGGAGATGGTGTCGTTGTGCGGAGGCACACCGGTGTTCGTGGCAACGACCCAGGAAAACAACTTCAAGCTCAAGGCGGAAGACCTCGATAAGGCCATCACGCCCAAGACGAAGTGGTTCATCTTCAATTCTCCGTCGAACCCGTCGGGTGCTGCCTATACCCATGCCGAGCTGAAGGCGCTGACAGACGTCCTCATGAAGCATCCGCACGTCTGGGTGCTGACGGACGACATGTACGAGCACCTGACCTATGGCGACTTCAAGTTCGCTACCCCGGTCGAAGTCGAGCCCGGCCTCTACGACCGTACGCTGACCATGAACGGTGTCTCGAAGGCCTACGCGATGACCGGTTGGCGCATCGGCTATGCCGCCGGTCCGCTCGCGCTCATCAAGGCGATGGACATGATCCAGGGTCAGCAGACCTCGGGCGCATGCTCGATCGCCCAGTGGGCGGCCGTGGAGGCTCTGAACGGCACGCAGAAGTTCATTCCGGAAAACAAGAAGATCTTCGAGGGCCGCCGCGACCTCGTGGTCTCCATGCTCAACCAGGCCAAGGGCATCGAGTGCCCGTCTCCGGAGGGAGCCTTCTACGTCTATCCTTCGTGCAAGGGCCTGATCGGCAAGACGGCACCCTCGGGCAAAGTGATCGAGACGGACGAGGACTTCGTGTCCGAATTGCTCGAAGCCGAAGGTGTCGCCGTGGTGCACGGTTCGGCCTTCGGCCTCGGCCCGAACTTCCGCATTTCCTATGCGACATCGGAAGCCAACCTCGAGGAAGCCTGCAAGCGCATCCAGCGCTTCTGCGCCGCCTGCAAGTAA
- a CDS encoding DMT family transporter, with amino-acid sequence MTRVRANLLLLLAGCIWGAGFVAQSTAMETLGPLWFIGLRFCVATLVATPLALVERRRSGSTVSAASKIGFILTGVALFAAAATQQVGLQTTTVTNSGFLTGLYVVFTPILTVVLLRRRPHWIIWPSAAMATVGIYLLSGGGLASLGTGDLLTIGCAVLWSLQMILVGIHAGRSGRPVALSLVQFAVCGVLGCLAGYLYEPLSLDAITGALPEILYAGLFSSGLAFIFQNVAQRYTSAPQAAIFLSSEALFAALFGVLLLGETISPAGYAGCAIIFVAILATELVPELSKARRLTVAKA; translated from the coding sequence ATGACGCGCGTTCGAGCGAACCTTCTCCTGTTGCTGGCCGGTTGCATCTGGGGCGCAGGCTTCGTTGCCCAGTCGACCGCGATGGAGACACTTGGCCCCCTCTGGTTCATCGGCCTGCGTTTCTGCGTGGCCACGCTTGTCGCAACACCGCTGGCATTGGTCGAGCGGCGCCGGTCCGGCAGCACTGTCTCCGCCGCCAGCAAAATCGGCTTCATTCTGACGGGCGTCGCCCTCTTCGCCGCCGCCGCGACACAGCAGGTCGGACTTCAGACGACGACCGTCACCAATTCGGGCTTCCTCACGGGTCTCTACGTCGTGTTCACGCCGATCCTGACGGTCGTCCTCTTGCGACGGCGTCCGCACTGGATCATCTGGCCCAGCGCCGCGATGGCAACGGTCGGGATCTACCTGTTGAGCGGTGGTGGGCTCGCGTCACTCGGGACCGGCGATCTCCTGACCATCGGCTGCGCCGTGCTCTGGTCGCTCCAGATGATTCTGGTCGGCATCCATGCCGGCCGTTCGGGGCGCCCGGTTGCGCTGTCGCTCGTCCAGTTCGCTGTCTGCGGCGTCCTCGGCTGCCTGGCAGGCTACCTCTACGAACCGCTCAGCCTTGATGCAATTACGGGAGCGCTGCCGGAGATCCTCTACGCCGGCCTCTTCTCCAGCGGCCTCGCGTTCATTTTCCAGAACGTCGCCCAGCGCTATACCTCCGCCCCACAGGCCGCCATCTTCCTTTCCAGCGAGGCGTTGTTTGCAGCGCTCTTCGGTGTTCTCCTGCTTGGCGAGACGATATCGCCTGCGGGCTACGCCGGATGCGCGATCATCTTCGTCGCAATCCTCGCCACGGAGCTGGTACCGGAGCTCAGTAAGGCAAGGCGCTTGACTGTAGCGAAGGCTTGA
- a CDS encoding MBL fold metallo-hydrolase — translation MLQAGIIPVTPFQQNCTILFDMDTKEGVVIDPGGDVDTIIDTAKNNGITLKAIWITHGHIDHAGGAKELKEALGLEIIGPHKDDLPILQAIESRADMFGMAGKVKNVVPDRWLEDGDTVSFGDHEFEVYHTPGHAPGHVIYFNRKQNFAHLGDVLFHGSIGRTDLPGGNERQLLESIRDKVLPLGDSVGFLCGHGPGSQIGEERRTNPFLRGL, via the coding sequence ATGCTTCAGGCGGGCATCATTCCCGTCACCCCATTCCAGCAGAACTGCACGATCCTTTTCGATATGGACACCAAGGAAGGCGTGGTCATCGATCCGGGCGGCGATGTCGATACGATCATCGACACGGCGAAGAACAACGGCATCACGCTGAAGGCTATCTGGATCACCCATGGCCATATCGACCATGCTGGTGGCGCCAAGGAACTCAAGGAAGCACTCGGCCTCGAAATCATTGGCCCGCACAAGGACGATCTTCCGATCCTTCAGGCAATCGAGAGCCGGGCGGACATGTTCGGCATGGCTGGCAAGGTGAAAAACGTCGTGCCGGACCGCTGGCTGGAAGATGGGGACACGGTTTCGTTCGGCGATCACGAATTCGAGGTCTACCACACGCCCGGTCACGCACCTGGACATGTCATCTACTTCAACCGCAAACAGAATTTCGCCCATCTGGGCGACGTGCTCTTCCACGGCTCGATCGGTCGTACGGACCTGCCCGGCGGGAACGAACGCCAGCTGCTGGAATCGATCCGCGACAAGGTTCTGCCGCTCGGCGATTCGGTCGGCTTCCTCTGCGGCCATGGCCCGGGAAGCCAGATCGGGGAGGAGAGGCGCACCAATCCATTCCTTCGCGGCCTCTGA
- a CDS encoding response regulator transcription factor has protein sequence MIATVRPADDAAHLLVVDDDRRIRELLNRYLVEQGFRVTVAGDADEARRKLNGIDFDLIVMDVMMPGESGLTLTQSLREIKSVPIIMLTALAESDARIAGLEAGADDYLPKPFDPRELVLRVNNILKRNAQPFAPKIEQVIFGPYTFSVVRKELRRGSDSIKLTDREQEIMMLFSLRAGETIPRHELIAGDAEVGERTIDVQINRLRRKIEDDPSNPVWLQTVRGIGYRLSVE, from the coding sequence ATGATCGCGACCGTACGACCTGCGGACGACGCAGCCCATCTCCTTGTTGTGGACGACGACAGGCGAATACGCGAACTGCTCAATCGTTACCTCGTGGAACAGGGGTTTCGCGTGACCGTTGCAGGTGATGCGGACGAGGCGCGGCGCAAGCTCAACGGCATCGATTTCGATCTGATCGTGATGGACGTCATGATGCCGGGCGAAAGCGGCCTGACGCTGACCCAGAGCCTGCGGGAAATCAAGTCGGTGCCGATCATCATGCTGACGGCGCTCGCGGAGTCCGACGCACGCATTGCGGGCCTCGAGGCCGGGGCCGACGACTACCTCCCGAAGCCCTTCGATCCGCGCGAACTGGTCCTGCGGGTCAACAACATATTGAAGCGCAACGCGCAACCGTTCGCGCCCAAGATCGAACAGGTAATCTTCGGGCCCTACACCTTCTCGGTCGTCCGGAAGGAATTGCGCCGCGGTAGCGATAGTATCAAGCTGACAGACCGCGAGCAGGAGATCATGATGCTCTTCTCGCTCAGGGCCGGCGAGACCATTCCCCGGCATGAGCTGATCGCGGGCGATGCCGAGGTCGGTGAGCGCACGATAGACGTGCAGATAAACAGGCTTCGGCGAAAGATAGAGGATGATCCGTCCAATCCGGTGTGGCTTCAGACGGTTCGCGGCATAGGCTACCGCCTCAGTGTAGAGTAA
- a CDS encoding MarR family transcriptional regulator produces MTEEGSIDFEVIEGFFFAYRDFISDPDAILETIGFGRAHHRVVYFVSREPGMTVADLLDTLRITKQSLARVLKQLVDSGYIRQVTGPEDRRQRKLYATRAGRELALALAEPQSRRISRAFQDFTADDKRAVMRFLAGMQNTRES; encoded by the coding sequence ATAACCGAAGAAGGTTCGATCGACTTCGAAGTGATTGAAGGTTTCTTTTTCGCCTATCGCGACTTCATCTCCGATCCGGATGCCATTCTCGAAACGATCGGCTTCGGGCGCGCCCATCACCGCGTGGTCTACTTCGTCAGCCGCGAACCCGGAATGACAGTGGCCGATCTGCTGGACACCCTCAGGATCACGAAGCAGAGCCTCGCGCGCGTCCTCAAGCAACTGGTGGATTCAGGTTATATTCGGCAGGTCACCGGCCCGGAAGATCGCCGGCAGCGCAAGCTCTATGCCACACGCGCAGGCCGGGAGCTCGCGCTGGCGCTGGCGGAGCCACAGTCCCGCCGCATATCCCGCGCATTTCAGGACTTCACGGCAGACGACAAGCGTGCGGTAATGCGCTTTCTAGCCGGAATGCAGAACACGCGCGAAAGCTAA
- a CDS encoding EAL domain-containing protein, with protein MEKSIFTNLVRASDGSVSTMHEGFELHSALQPIFREAEDGTLYVEAFEGLIRAGADGRAYSPADFFSHVRDEDRAMVDSLCRSLHILNAGALGRRDAILLVNFNPGLFTTRYAIRQEIDRMKLVAHEASLSVGQIACEICERPGDDPEVLGRFSDRLHDSGFLVAIDEYSGDDRCLERLWRLKPDLVKFDSAWVRSFVENSAGVALLRVVVGQFVQQGIRPLLGGIEEPWQIELCRDLGGPLMQGYLLARPEIAPTDFNQRFPESDSSLVAETNAQTSPLQRSLPAPVHQPSNGDQSRPGRPQRQFGRRGL; from the coding sequence ATGGAAAAAAGCATCTTCACAAATCTCGTCCGCGCCTCGGATGGCTCCGTCTCCACCATGCACGAGGGGTTCGAACTTCACTCCGCCCTGCAGCCCATTTTTCGCGAGGCTGAGGATGGAACGCTCTACGTGGAGGCCTTCGAGGGCTTGATCCGCGCAGGCGCCGACGGCCGCGCCTACTCCCCCGCCGACTTCTTCTCCCATGTCAGGGATGAGGACCGCGCGATGGTCGACAGCCTGTGCCGCAGCCTGCACATCCTGAACGCCGGCGCCCTCGGAAGGCGGGATGCGATCCTTCTGGTGAACTTCAATCCCGGCCTCTTTACCACGCGCTATGCGATCCGGCAGGAGATCGACCGGATGAAGCTCGTGGCGCACGAGGCGTCCCTTTCGGTCGGGCAGATCGCCTGTGAGATATGTGAACGTCCGGGCGATGATCCGGAAGTTCTTGGCCGCTTCTCCGACCGGCTGCACGACTCCGGCTTCCTTGTGGCAATCGATGAATATTCCGGCGACGACCGCTGCCTGGAGCGCCTGTGGCGGCTGAAGCCTGACCTGGTGAAGTTCGACAGCGCCTGGGTGCGCAGCTTCGTCGAGAATTCGGCGGGCGTCGCGCTGCTGCGGGTCGTGGTCGGTCAGTTTGTGCAGCAGGGAATCAGGCCCCTTCTCGGAGGGATCGAGGAACCCTGGCAGATCGAACTCTGCCGCGATCTCGGCGGCCCCCTCATGCAGGGGTACCTGCTGGCACGGCCGGAAATCGCACCGACCGACTTCAACCAGCGTTTCCCGGAGTCGGATTCGAGCCTTGTCGCGGAGACGAACGCGCAGACTTCACCCCTCCAGCGCAGCCTGCCTGCACCAGTCCACCAGCCGTCCAATGGCGACCAGTCCCGTCCCGGCAGGCCGCAACGGCAATTCGGCAGGCGAGGACTGTGA
- a CDS encoding Lrp/AsnC family transcriptional regulator — translation MHLDDFDRKLLTHLQLDARLTNNELSERINLSPSQCSRRRTRLEEEGVIRAYRAELDREKLDLGIVIIVTVTLATHNRDNAQRFARLISSLPEVLEAFALTGEMDYVIKVVVPNLKSLSAFVNDVLLPHESVSHVKTAIVLDTLKETTALPLMP, via the coding sequence GTGCATCTTGACGATTTCGATCGAAAACTGCTTACGCACTTGCAGCTCGATGCTCGCCTCACCAACAACGAGCTTTCCGAGCGCATCAACCTCTCGCCCTCGCAATGCTCCCGCCGCAGGACTCGTCTCGAGGAGGAGGGGGTTATCCGCGCCTATCGCGCGGAGCTGGACCGGGAGAAGCTTGACCTCGGCATCGTCATAATCGTCACGGTGACCCTTGCCACGCATAACAGGGACAATGCCCAGCGGTTCGCCCGGCTCATCTCAAGCTTGCCTGAAGTGCTAGAGGCTTTCGCGCTGACCGGGGAGATGGACTACGTGATCAAGGTCGTGGTGCCGAACCTCAAGTCGCTTTCGGCCTTTGTCAACGACGTGCTCCTGCCGCACGAGTCGGTATCGCACGTGAAGACGGCGATCGTTCTCGACACGCTGAAGGAGACGACGGCGCTGCCGCTGATGCCGTGA
- a CDS encoding cold-shock protein: MAETGTVKFFNTEKGFGFIKPDNGGADIFVHISAVQASGLNGLSENQKVSFDTEPDRRGKGPKAVNLQISG, translated from the coding sequence ATGGCCGAGACTGGCACAGTAAAATTCTTCAACACCGAGAAGGGCTTTGGTTTCATCAAGCCTGACAACGGTGGTGCAGATATCTTCGTACACATTTCAGCAGTGCAGGCTTCTGGCCTGAACGGACTGTCTGAAAACCAGAAGGTAAGCTTCGACACCGAACCTGATCGCCGCGGCAAAGGCCCGAAGGCGGTCAATCTGCAGATCTCCGGCTGA
- the hppD gene encoding 4-hydroxyphenylpyruvate dioxygenase: MGPFPHDAPAAEITAENPAGTDGFEFVEFAHPEPGKLEELFDRMGYRRVARHRSKNISIWRQGDINYVLNAEKGSFADRFVEKHGPCAPSMAWRVVDAAHALKHAVSMGAEEYTGTDKCIDAPAIVGIGGSLLYFIDTYGEKGSAYDVEFEWLGERDPKPEGVGFYYLDHLTHNVFRGNMDKWWAFYRELFNFRQIHFFDIAGKMSGLVSRAITSPCGKIRIPLNESTDDKSQIEEFLRKYNGEGIQHIAVGTEDIYLATDRLAKNGLKFMPGPPETYYQRSQERVTGHEEPIDRLQRHGILIDGEGVVNGGTTKILLQIFSKTVIGPIFFEFIQRKGDEGFGEGNFKALFESIEEDQILRGVFNDAAE, encoded by the coding sequence ATGGGCCCTTTTCCGCACGACGCACCGGCCGCCGAAATCACCGCGGAGAACCCCGCCGGCACTGACGGTTTCGAATTTGTTGAATTCGCCCACCCCGAACCGGGCAAGCTCGAGGAACTGTTCGACAGGATGGGCTATCGCAGGGTCGCAAGACACCGCAGCAAGAACATCAGCATCTGGCGGCAGGGTGACATCAACTACGTCCTGAACGCCGAAAAAGGCTCCTTCGCCGACAGATTCGTCGAGAAGCACGGTCCCTGCGCCCCTTCGATGGCATGGCGGGTGGTCGATGCCGCGCACGCGCTGAAGCATGCCGTAAGCATGGGCGCCGAGGAGTACACCGGCACGGACAAATGCATCGACGCCCCCGCGATCGTTGGTATCGGCGGTTCCCTGCTCTATTTCATCGACACCTATGGCGAAAAGGGATCGGCCTACGACGTTGAATTCGAGTGGCTCGGCGAGCGTGATCCGAAACCCGAAGGCGTCGGTTTCTACTACCTCGATCACCTGACGCACAACGTGTTCCGTGGCAACATGGACAAGTGGTGGGCCTTCTACCGGGAACTCTTCAATTTCCGGCAGATCCACTTCTTCGACATAGCCGGCAAGATGAGCGGGCTTGTCTCGCGGGCTATCACATCCCCCTGCGGGAAAATTCGCATACCCTTGAATGAATCCACCGACGACAAGAGCCAGATCGAGGAATTCCTTCGCAAGTATAACGGCGAGGGAATTCAGCATATCGCTGTCGGAACGGAGGACATCTACTTGGCGACCGACAGGCTCGCCAAGAACGGTCTCAAGTTCATGCCGGGTCCGCCGGAGACCTATTATCAAAGGTCGCAGGAACGCGTCACTGGCCACGAGGAACCGATCGACCGGCTGCAAAGACACGGCATCCTCATCGATGGCGAGGGCGTGGTGAACGGTGGCACGACCAAGATCCTTCTCCAGATCTTCTCCAAGACCGTCATCGGACCGATCTTCTTCGAGTTCATCCAGCGCAAGGGCGACGAGGGTTTCGGCGAAGGCAACTTCAAGGCTCTGTTCGAATCAATCGAGGAGGACCAGATTCTCCGCGGAGTCTTCAACGACGCTGCGGAATGA
- a CDS encoding BA14K family protein, giving the protein MNRLLKVFVLTAAVAATTLSSVGYASADDRYWRRHHHHDNNTDDVLLGGALGLATGLVVGSAIAEPAPRYYRPAPRRVYVEPGYYPARRVYREPRPVVVETLEPWSNGWFRYCSDRYRSFNPRTGTFVGYDGMEHFCVAGG; this is encoded by the coding sequence ATGAACAGATTGCTGAAAGTCTTCGTTTTGACAGCTGCTGTCGCCGCCACGACCCTTTCGTCGGTCGGATACGCGAGCGCTGACGATCGCTACTGGAGACGCCATCATCATCACGACAACAATACTGACGACGTGCTGCTCGGCGGCGCGCTGGGACTGGCAACAGGCCTCGTTGTCGGAAGCGCCATTGCCGAACCTGCTCCGCGCTACTATCGCCCGGCACCCCGCCGCGTTTATGTCGAGCCCGGCTACTACCCCGCCCGTCGCGTCTACCGCGAACCGCGGCCCGTTGTCGTCGAGACCCTTGAGCCTTGGAGCAACGGCTGGTTCCGCTACTGCTCCGACCGCTACCGCTCTTTCAATCCCCGCACCGGCACGTTCGTCGGCTATGACGGCATGGAGCATTTCTGCGTAGCCGGCGGCTGA
- a CDS encoding PQQ-dependent sugar dehydrogenase — MRRWLALTSAAAMVLACAPASWAEPLYVQSKKAELQVDTLISGLDHPWSVEVLPDGAYIVTELGGNLRIVRNGGLSAPISGLPKIALRGQGGLLDVALAPDFAQSRTLFLTYSTPGKGGAGTALARAKLSEDEKSLEELKTLFVMSRPSTRGQHFGSRIAIAPDGSLFFGIGDRGEMDRAQNPRDHAGSILHINADGSIPASNPYVGTGDGLPEVWSKGHRNPQGIVFDPKDGTLLTVEHGARGGDEINAPAAGRNYGWPNISYGKHYSGADIGVGTTAEGYEQPLYYWDPSIAPGAIDVYRGKMFPEWDGNLLVAALKYQMLARLERDDAGAIVSEERMLDGEFGRIRDVKVAPDGSILLLTDEDDGALLRISRAPADH; from the coding sequence ATGAGACGCTGGCTCGCGCTGACGTCGGCAGCCGCCATGGTGCTTGCCTGCGCCCCGGCATCCTGGGCCGAACCACTTTACGTTCAGAGCAAGAAGGCCGAACTGCAGGTCGATACGCTCATCTCGGGCCTCGATCATCCCTGGTCTGTCGAGGTGCTTCCGGATGGCGCATACATCGTGACGGAACTGGGCGGAAACCTGCGCATCGTCCGCAACGGGGGCCTCTCCGCTCCGATTTCCGGACTGCCCAAGATCGCCTTGCGCGGCCAGGGTGGCCTGCTCGACGTAGCGCTTGCCCCCGATTTCGCACAGAGCCGGACCCTCTTCCTGACCTACAGCACGCCCGGAAAGGGCGGCGCCGGCACGGCGCTCGCACGGGCAAAACTGTCCGAGGACGAAAAGAGCCTGGAAGAACTGAAAACCCTGTTCGTGATGAGCCGTCCAAGCACTCGCGGACAGCATTTTGGGTCCCGCATTGCGATTGCTCCCGATGGCAGCCTCTTCTTCGGCATCGGCGATCGCGGTGAGATGGACCGTGCGCAAAACCCACGCGACCACGCCGGCTCGATCCTGCACATCAACGCCGACGGCAGCATTCCCGCCTCGAACCCCTATGTCGGCACAGGCGACGGTCTTCCGGAAGTCTGGTCCAAAGGACACCGCAACCCGCAGGGCATCGTCTTCGACCCGAAGGACGGGACGCTGCTGACGGTCGAGCACGGCGCCCGAGGCGGCGACGAAATCAATGCCCCTGCTGCGGGCAGGAACTACGGCTGGCCCAACATTTCCTATGGCAAGCACTATAGCGGCGCGGACATCGGCGTCGGGACGACGGCCGAGGGCTACGAGCAGCCGCTGTACTACTGGGACCCCTCGATCGCGCCCGGAGCGATCGATGTGTATCGCGGCAAGATGTTTCCCGAATGGGACGGCAACCTGCTAGTCGCTGCGCTGAAATACCAGATGCTCGCCCGGCTCGAGCGTGACGACGCCGGAGCCATCGTCTCGGAAGAGAGGATGCTGGACGGCGAGTTCGGAAGGATCCGCGACGTCAAGGTCGCTCCTGACGGCTCCATCCTGCTTTTGACGGACGAGGACGACGGGGCCTTGCTGCGTATCTCCCGGGCACCGGCCGACCATTGA